A genomic segment from Bacteroidales bacterium encodes:
- the lipA gene encoding lipoyl synthase — MSIKQKQNSRRKPDWLKIRLPQSGKYADVQKTVKKHNLNTICTSGKCPNLGECWDRGTATLMILGNICTRACKFCAVKTGKPLLPDLNEPKNVAESVKLLKLKHCVLTSVDRDDLDDKGAGIWAETVTEIKKLNPKTTIETLIPDFDAVPDLIQKVINAKPEVISHNLETVKRLTPEIRSRAKYDTSLKVIKYISDSGIISKSGIMAGLGETFDEVLELMDDLIAVGCKVFTIGQYLQPTPKHAEVVEYVHPDIFKQYEKIGLEKGFDFVESSPLVRSSYHAEKHVKQLKSESNSGTNSE; from the coding sequence ATGAGCATTAAACAAAAACAAAACAGCAGAAGAAAACCGGATTGGTTAAAAATACGATTACCTCAAAGCGGAAAATATGCCGATGTTCAAAAAACTGTTAAAAAACATAATTTAAATACTATCTGTACAAGCGGAAAATGTCCGAATTTGGGTGAATGTTGGGACAGAGGAACAGCAACTTTGATGATTCTGGGAAATATTTGCACACGAGCATGTAAATTTTGTGCGGTAAAAACAGGCAAACCTCTCCTGCCCGACTTAAATGAACCAAAAAATGTTGCAGAATCTGTTAAACTGTTAAAATTAAAACATTGTGTGTTAACTTCTGTTGACAGAGATGATTTAGATGATAAAGGAGCAGGTATTTGGGCTGAAACAGTAACAGAAATTAAGAAGCTTAACCCAAAAACAACAATCGAAACATTAATCCCTGATTTTGATGCAGTTCCTGACCTTATCCAAAAAGTAATTAATGCAAAACCGGAAGTAATATCGCATAATTTAGAGACTGTAAAACGATTAACTCCCGAAATCAGGAGCCGAGCAAAATATGACACAAGTTTAAAAGTAATAAAATACATTTCAGATTCCGGTATCATTTCAAAATCCGGAATAATGGCAGGTCTCGGAGAAACATTTGATGAAGTTCTTGAATTAATGGATGATTTAATAGCTGTCGGTTGTAAAGTATTTACCATAGGACAGTATCTTCAACCAACTCCGAAACACGCTGAAGTTGTTGAATATGTGCATCCTGATATTTTCAAACAATATGAAAAAATCGGTCTTGAAAAAGGCTTTGATTTTGTTGAGAGCAGTCCGTTAGTTCGATCTTCTTATCATGCAGAGAAGCATGTGAAACAATTAAAATCTGAATCCAATTCCGGAACTAACTCTGAATGA